Within the Halobaculum limi genome, the region CTCGCGGTAGAAGCCGTACGGGAAGATGAAGTCGTGTTCGTCGTGGCGGAGGCTCAGTCCCGCTCCGTCGACGAGGCGTTCCACCTCCGAACGCGAGTACAGGCGCGACCCCATCGGGAGCGCCCAGTTGTACAGCACGCGGAACGACGAGCCACGGAACGTGTCGAAGAAGACGACGTCTTTCGAGACGCGGGCCATCTCCGCGAGGAACTTCGCTGGGGTGTCCGCGAGGTGGAAGAACCGCATCGCGAACACGGCGTCGAAGTGGTCGTCGGGGAACGGCAACCGCGCAGCGTCGCCGCGCATAAACTCGACGGTGTCCTCCAGTCCCGCGCTTCGGGCTTTCTCCCGGCCTTGCGCGAGCATCGCGTCGGAGATGTCGAGGCCGACGATGTCCGCGCCGCGTTCGGCGAGCATCACGGTGAATCGACCCGTACCGCAGGCTATCTCGAGGACGCGTTCGTCCTCGACCGGCGCGAGCGCCTCGAGGACGGCCCGCTTCTCCCGGCGGTCGATGAGTCTCCCGCCCTTGGAGAACCGCTTGGCATCGTACTCCTCGGCCACCGAGTCGGCCTGGTACCACTCCTGGCCCTTCACACTATCTCGCCGTCCACGGGCGAGCGGTAAAACGGTACTGATACCCCGCCGAACCGTCGCGCCTTCCCGCGATGTTGTGACGACCGAGAGAGATGGCTCCTCGGGTCCCGACGGCACCCTCTGTGGCGATGCGGCGGGCGACCGACCGTCGACTCACCCACTCGTGATGATCCGTTCGGTCGGGATTCGAACGATGACGCGCGGCCCAGACTCCTCGCCGTGGTGGGGGTACTCGTCGACGTCGAAGTAGCGCTTGGCGAGTTTGTCGATGTGTTCGACTGCACCCTCCTCGGTTAACTCCGCTTCACCCATCACCGAGACGTACCGGTACGGGTCGTCGGGGTCGGTGACCGACAGGCCGACCTTCGGGTTGTTTCGGATGTTCTTCTCCTTGCGCCGCCCGCGAGCGGTGTTGACGAGGACGTACTCGCCGTCCTCGTGGTCGACCCACACCGGCGTGACCTGGGGCATCCCGTTCGGCATCACCGTCGAGAGGTGCGCGAACGACTCGGACTCGAAGATGTCGATGTGTGACTCGGGAATCACGACGGGAGACTCGCGGGGCACGTACTTGGTCGTTCGCGTGCCACCGATCGAGGTGACACGCGGTCGCCCGACGCCGCCAGTGAGTTCATCCACCGTCGGCCGCGTCCGGTCCGAGTTTGTCTCAGCAGGGAGGACACGAATCGAACGAAACCGCAAGACTGCGGCGTGTGATATAATGCGTATAAGGGATATACACCACTTGGACTTGTATTGAGGCAACCTTTACCACTACCCTCCGGCTCGCAAGTGGTATGAGCACCAGTACCGCGGACCCGGACGCTGCCGACGCGCTCACCGAAACTGAATACCGTGATCTCTTGCGGGAACTTCCGCCCAGCGCGAAGCTCGTCGCAAAGGTCCTCGAGGGCGACGCTCCGCTCTCGCAGGGGCAACTCGCGGAGGAGTCGCTGCTGCCCGACCGCACGGTCCGCTACGCACTCAATCGGCTGGAAGAGCAGGGCCTCGTCGGCTCACGCTACTCCTTCAAGGACGCACGCAAGCAGGTATACTTCCTGAATCGGTAACCACGACGGGGTGGCCGTCGCCGCGGGCCACCGTTGCAGAACCCCTATTTTAAGTCATTCAGTCGCAACCATCGCCTATGGATCTCTCGGTCGTCGTCCCGACGCTCAACGGACGGGAGCGACTCGCCGCGAGCCTCGACTCGCTGGCGGCGGTCGCGCCGGGGGCGGAGGTCATCGTCGTCAACGGCCCCTCCGCCGACGGCACGACCGGGATGGTGCGCGACCGCGACGACGTGGACGTTCTCGTGGAGATATCCGCACGCAACGTCAACGTCGCCCGCAACGCCGGCATCGAAGTCGCGAGCGGCGACGCCGTCGCGTTCGTCGGCTACGACTACCGCGTCGAAGACGACTGGTACGCCGCCGTTCGGGCCGCGTTCGAGGAGGGCGCACCCGTCGTCACCGGTCCGCTTCGCCGGACGGTCAAAGGCGGCGCGACGAGTCAGGGCCCCGAGCGCAGACAGATCGCAGATCGGGAGGTGTCGTACTTCAACGGCCGCAACGTCGCGTTCCGACGCGGGGTGTTGGACGACCTCGACGGCTTCGACGAGTACCTCGAGACCGGCGGCGCACGCGACGCTTCCCACCGACTCGCAGGGATGAGCGTCCCCGTCGAGTGGGACGCAGAGATGGCCGCACGGCGGAAGTCGGAGGCGACCGATGGAGGCGTCGCCGACCGCGAACTCGGCTGGAAGTATCGCGCGCTCGCGTACCGACTCATCAAGAACTACGGTACCCGACCGACCGTCGTCCGGCGGACGCTGAGTCACGCCTCCAGCGACGCGGTCGCGGCCTTCCGCGACGTGCTCCGCGGCGACGCCACGCCGACCTCGTGGGCGGGGAACGGGCGCGACGTGGTGACGGGCATCGCCAGCGGCGTCTCGGACGGCCTCGTCGCCCGAACGAAAGACCGCTCACCGAGGCGGAACCCTAACGGCGTGTCGGCGCGGGCGGATCGTGCGGTCGCGCGGTACGACAGGCGCACCGAGTAGTCGACCACCGAGTCAGGCGTCTGCGCCCGGGGCGAGTCCTTCGATGACGCGCGCGGCGTTCTTCGAGAGCGCACGGTCAAGCAGGTCTTCCGACACGTCGAGCGTCAGAATCTCCATCACGCCCACGTCTGGGTGGGTGTCGGGCGCGCCCGACCCGAACAGGATGCGGTCGGGATGTTCCAGTAGTCCGCGTTCGAGCACGTCGCGGAAGCGGACGAAGGCGGTGTCGAGATACAGGTCGTCGTAGGAGTCGAGCAGTTCGAGCGCCCTGTCCATCAACTCGCGGTCGAGGGGGTAGCCGCCGAACGACGAGAGGATGACCGGGAAGTCGTACTCGAGAACGGTCTCTGCGACCGACGCGGGCGGATACCCCGTCCCCGCGTGGACCCTGACGGGTTCGCCTGCGGCCGCGAGTTGGTCGAGCGTCTCCTCGGTCGGCAGGCCGTCGTGAAGCGGGTCGAGGACGAACCCGTGGAGGCGACTGTCGTACGCGTACTGCTCGACGTCGCCGGGGCCGGTGTGGTGGTCGGCGGGCGCGGCGGTGAAGTTGCGAAGTCGCGAGACTGGCGAATCGCGTGGATCGCGCGGGCCGTTGAGTCGCGCCATCGCACAGAAGGGGCGGTCGACCGACAGCCGGGCGACGGCGTTGTTCGCGCGGAGGTACCCTTCGCCGGCGGGTCGCCGGCCGGGCGAGACGGCCGACTGCACGACGCCCGCCTGATGCATCTCGCGCTGGAGTCGCTCGGGCGACACCTCCCGCCCCCGCGAGGCGACGACGGCCCCGTCGTCGGGGTCGAGCCGGGCGTGGACGTCCACGACGCGGAACCCGTGCTCCAGTTCCAGCATTATCCACCCGGAGATACTCGCTCGACTTGAGTGTTGTAGTCTGCCCGTGCGGGGGTGGTGCGCCGACAGATTCATATCCCACACCCGGCCCTGCTGTTGAACGTGCGATCCGGTATCACTGTTCAGTCGCGCGGTTTTTGAAATGTTGTCGCAGATATGTTTATATAGAACAACAACCATTCTACTCGTTGATCATCTATGAGTTACATGCAGCAACCCCTCTACATCCTGACAGAGTCGACCCAGCGCACCAGCGGTCTCGACGCGCGCCGGTCGAACGTCGCCGCGGGACGCGCGGTAGCCAGCGCGGTCCGAACGACGCTCGGACCGCGCGGGATGGACAAGATGCTGGTTGACTCCTCTGGTGAGGTCGTCATCACGAACGACGGCGCGACCATCCTCAAGGAGATGGACATCGAGCACCCCGCCGCGCAGATGCTCGTCGAAGTCGCTGAGTCCCAGGAGGCCGAGGTCGGCGACGGCACGACGACCGCGGCCGTCCTTGCGGGCGAACTGCTCGCGCGTGCGGAAGACCTCCTCGACGACGACGTCCACGCGACCGCCGTGGTCGAAGGCTACCACGAGGCGTTGCGCCTCGCACTCGACGCCGTCGACGGGATGGTCATCGAGGGTGAGGTCGACCGCGACGTGCTCTTGACCGTCGCCGAGTCCGCGATGACCGGCAAGGGGACGGGCGACCTCGCAACCCACTCGCTGGCCGAGATCGTCGTCGACGCCGTGTTGCAGGTGGCCGACGACGACCGCCGCGTCGACCGCGACGACATCCGCGTGTTCACCCGCACGGGCGCGTCGGCGGCCGCGACAGAACTCGTTCGCGGTGTCGTGATCAAGAAAGAACCCGCGAACGACAACATGCCCCGCACGGTCGAGGACGCGACGGTCGCCGTCCTCGATCTGAAACTCGACGTGCGCTCCGGCGAAGTCGACACCGAGTACACCATCTCCTCGGTCGAGCAACTCGACGCTGCGCTCTCCGCGGAGGACGCCGAGCGCCGCAGCATCGCGAAGACGCTCTCGGAGGCAGGCGTGGACGTCGTCTTCTGCTCGAAGAAGATCTCCGACCCCGTCGCCGCGTACCTCGCCGACGCGGGCATCCTCGCGTTCTCGAACGTGAAGAAGTCCGACGCGCGTGCGTTCGCCCGCGCGACCGGCGCTCGCCGCCTCGGAACGCTCGACGGCATGGAGTCGGGTGACCTCGGCACCGCCGCCTCGGTCCGCGTCGAGAAGCACTCGGGCGACGACATCGCCTTCCTCGAGGGCAGCGACGACTCCCGAACCGTGACGCTGTTCGTCCGCGGGTCGACCGACCACGTGGTCGACGAGACCGAACGCGCGATCGACGACGCCCTCGGCGTGGTCGTTGCGGCGTTCGAGGACGGTGAGATCGTTCCCGGCGCAGGCGCAGTCGAGATCGCAGTCTCCGACCACCTCCGCGCTGGCGCGAACGCGATCACCGGCCGCAAGGCGCTGGCCGTCGAGGCGTTCGCCGACGCAGTCGACGCTATCCCGCGCACGCTCGCAGAGAACGCGGGGCTGGACCCAATCGACGCGCTGGTCGACCTCCGCGCGCGCCACGACCGCGACGGCGTCGCCGGCATCGTGATCGACGGGCCGACCGTCGAAATCACCAACCCCGCCGACGAGTCCGTCGTCGACCCCGCGGCCGTCAAGCGCGAGGCACTCCAGTCGGCCACCGAGGCCGCGACGATGATCCTCCGCATCGACGACGTCATCGCGGCGAACTGAGCGCGCGTACCGCACGAACACCACTCCGATTTTCCCGCCG harbors:
- a CDS encoding class I SAM-dependent methyltransferase; its protein translation is MKGQEWYQADSVAEEYDAKRFSKGGRLIDRREKRAVLEALAPVEDERVLEIACGTGRFTVMLAERGADIVGLDISDAMLAQGREKARSAGLEDTVEFMRGDAARLPFPDDHFDAVFAMRFFHLADTPAKFLAEMARVSKDVVFFDTFRGSSFRVLYNWALPMGSRLYSRSEVERLVDGAGLSLRHDEHDFIFPYGFYREVPNSVADPFWSLDQAIGGSSLGEKLSSVSYWTAEV
- a CDS encoding PPOX class F420-dependent oxidoreductase, which translates into the protein MIPESHIDIFESESFAHLSTVMPNGMPQVTPVWVDHEDGEYVLVNTARGRRKEKNIRNNPKVGLSVTDPDDPYRYVSVMGEAELTEEGAVEHIDKLAKRYFDVDEYPHHGEESGPRVIVRIPTERIITSG
- a CDS encoding MarR family transcriptional regulator; amino-acid sequence: MSTSTADPDAADALTETEYRDLLRELPPSAKLVAKVLEGDAPLSQGQLAEESLLPDRTVRYALNRLEEQGLVGSRYSFKDARKQVYFLNR
- a CDS encoding glycosyltransferase family 2 protein; protein product: MDLSVVVPTLNGRERLAASLDSLAAVAPGAEVIVVNGPSADGTTGMVRDRDDVDVLVEISARNVNVARNAGIEVASGDAVAFVGYDYRVEDDWYAAVRAAFEEGAPVVTGPLRRTVKGGATSQGPERRQIADREVSYFNGRNVAFRRGVLDDLDGFDEYLETGGARDASHRLAGMSVPVEWDAEMAARRKSEATDGGVADRELGWKYRALAYRLIKNYGTRPTVVRRTLSHASSDAVAAFRDVLRGDATPTSWAGNGRDVVTGIASGVSDGLVARTKDRSPRRNPNGVSARADRAVARYDRRTE
- a CDS encoding amidohydrolase family protein yields the protein MLELEHGFRVVDVHARLDPDDGAVVASRGREVSPERLQREMHQAGVVQSAVSPGRRPAGEGYLRANNAVARLSVDRPFCAMARLNGPRDPRDSPVSRLRNFTAAPADHHTGPGDVEQYAYDSRLHGFVLDPLHDGLPTEETLDQLAAAGEPVRVHAGTGYPPASVAETVLEYDFPVILSSFGGYPLDRELMDRALELLDSYDDLYLDTAFVRFRDVLERGLLEHPDRILFGSGAPDTHPDVGVMEILTLDVSEDLLDRALSKNAARVIEGLAPGADA
- the thsA gene encoding thermosome subunit alpha → MQQPLYILTESTQRTSGLDARRSNVAAGRAVASAVRTTLGPRGMDKMLVDSSGEVVITNDGATILKEMDIEHPAAQMLVEVAESQEAEVGDGTTTAAVLAGELLARAEDLLDDDVHATAVVEGYHEALRLALDAVDGMVIEGEVDRDVLLTVAESAMTGKGTGDLATHSLAEIVVDAVLQVADDDRRVDRDDIRVFTRTGASAAATELVRGVVIKKEPANDNMPRTVEDATVAVLDLKLDVRSGEVDTEYTISSVEQLDAALSAEDAERRSIAKTLSEAGVDVVFCSKKISDPVAAYLADAGILAFSNVKKSDARAFARATGARRLGTLDGMESGDLGTAASVRVEKHSGDDIAFLEGSDDSRTVTLFVRGSTDHVVDETERAIDDALGVVVAAFEDGEIVPGAGAVEIAVSDHLRAGANAITGRKALAVEAFADAVDAIPRTLAENAGLDPIDALVDLRARHDRDGVAGIVIDGPTVEITNPADESVVDPAAVKREALQSATEAATMILRIDDVIAAN